The Mucilaginibacter mallensis genome has a segment encoding these proteins:
- a CDS encoding DUF2807 domain-containing protein, giving the protein MKTSNKLIVAAMLLIFIALFIYDEMLKTEYVSGRYRDPYRNYVSLNFKDFDAIDINSSTIANAKIVQGPFSIRIDKDAKEYVNITQKGNRLTVSADFKYSFLNNANPYVVIISCPKLNQLHTSATYTLHNSAVTDTIVLWQMREVLVDGFKLDSLLVNQDYGSTILIKNSHINYLSGVVGKANGSGSVIKLFKTNQFESVKLDIQNRSQMEVNNIQIPKLDYHLADSAKLILNGEAGNYLKKP; this is encoded by the coding sequence ATGAAGACAAGCAATAAACTCATCGTTGCCGCAATGCTGCTCATATTTATTGCGCTTTTCATTTACGATGAAATGCTGAAGACGGAATATGTATCAGGGCGATATAGGGATCCTTACAGGAACTATGTTTCATTAAATTTTAAGGATTTTGACGCAATTGATATTAATTCATCAACTATAGCAAATGCCAAAATAGTACAGGGGCCATTTAGTATTAGAATTGATAAGGATGCCAAGGAGTATGTAAACATTACGCAAAAAGGAAACAGGCTTACTGTTAGCGCCGACTTTAAATATTCCTTTTTAAATAATGCTAACCCTTATGTTGTTATTATATCGTGCCCTAAGTTAAACCAATTGCATACAAGTGCCACCTATACATTGCACAACTCAGCAGTAACAGACACCATTGTGCTCTGGCAAATGCGTGAGGTATTGGTTGATGGCTTTAAACTGGATAGCTTACTGGTTAACCAGGATTACGGCAGCACAATACTTATTAAAAACAGCCATATAAATTACCTGAGCGGTGTTGTTGGTAAAGCTAATGGGAGCGGCTCAGTTATTAAACTTTTTAAGACTAATCAATTTGAAAGTGTAAAGCTGGATATTCAAAACCGTAGTCAGATGGAAGTGAATAATATACAGATTCCAAAGCTTGATTACCATTTGGCTGATAGTGCA
- a CDS encoding GntR family transcriptional regulator, protein MEFRDNEAIYLQIAAYVSENILLGKWQAEQKIPSVRDMAIELEVNPNTVMRAYELLQTMEVIYNKRGLGVFVSPDAHTKVKAYRKERFMEQELPGLFKEIFLLDISMEDLQQQYEKFKKENYNEDKQ, encoded by the coding sequence ATGGAGTTTAGAGATAATGAAGCCATATACCTGCAAATAGCCGCTTATGTAAGCGAGAATATTTTGCTGGGCAAATGGCAGGCCGAACAAAAGATACCATCTGTACGGGATATGGCCATTGAGCTGGAGGTGAACCCTAATACGGTAATGCGTGCTTATGAACTTTTACAAACAATGGAAGTGATCTATAACAAAAGGGGGCTGGGGGTATTTGTATCACCTGATGCCCATACAAAAGTAAAGGCTTACCGTAAGGAGCGCTTTATGGAACAGGAATTACCCGGCTTATTTAAGGAGATCTTTTTGCTGGATATCAGCATGGAAGATTTGCAGCAGCAGTATGAAAAGTTTAAAAAGGAAAATTATAATGAAGACAAGCAATAA
- a CDS encoding ABC transporter ATP-binding protein, with translation MLNVSGLSFGYQGKPLLFENLDLQLNEGHIYGLLGKNGAGKSTLLKNMAGLAFPSKGKCLYKGINTSSRAVAVLEDIFFLAEELFTPSLTPLQFAAGTGGFYPKFSGSDFDNYLRLLDVDPRDVMDKQSLGQQKKAMIAFGLATNTNLLIMDEPTNGLDIPSKVQFRKLMASVLTDERCIIISTHQVRDLDSLIDTLLVLDNREVVVNQLMDEVAEKLTFGFYTDTTDLPVLYEEENIRGKNAILKNTGKYGKVDLELLFNAIISGNKPVLEILKNHE, from the coding sequence ATGCTTAATGTTTCTGGTTTAAGTTTTGGTTATCAGGGTAAGCCGCTGCTCTTCGAAAATCTCGATCTGCAGCTTAACGAGGGTCATATCTATGGATTGCTTGGCAAAAATGGAGCAGGTAAATCAACCTTATTAAAAAACATGGCCGGGCTTGCTTTTCCATCAAAAGGGAAATGCCTTTATAAGGGAATAAATACATCATCGAGGGCTGTTGCTGTTTTAGAGGATATCTTTTTTTTAGCCGAAGAACTTTTTACACCTTCATTAACGCCATTGCAGTTTGCGGCGGGTACCGGTGGGTTTTATCCTAAGTTTTCCGGGTCAGATTTCGATAATTATTTAAGATTATTGGATGTTGATCCCCGTGATGTTATGGATAAACAATCCTTAGGGCAGCAAAAAAAAGCCATGATCGCTTTCGGCCTGGCAACCAACACCAATTTACTAATAATGGATGAGCCTACCAATGGTCTTGATATACCCTCGAAAGTCCAATTTAGAAAATTAATGGCATCCGTGTTAACTGATGAAAGGTGCATCATAATTTCTACTCACCAGGTGCGCGATTTGGATAGTTTAATAGATACCTTATTGGTGCTCGATAACCGGGAGGTTGTAGTTAACCAGTTAATGGATGAAGTTGCTGAAAAATTGACATTCGGCTTTTATACTGACACTACCGATCTACCGGTATTGTATGAAGAAGAAAATATCCGTGGCAAAAATGCCATTTTAAAAAATACAGGCAAGTACGGCAAAGTGGACCTGGAGTTGCTTTTTAACGCCATCATCAGCGGCAATAAACCTGTTTTAGAAATATTGAAGAATCATGAATAA
- a CDS encoding RNA polymerase sigma-70 factor, with protein sequence MTPPNVLSDQELMALLQEGDNFAFTQIYKRYWEKLVLIAWNHTNDKSSAEDIVHEVFISLWKNKNSLSIYNVGGFLATKVKYVVFDHYRKDLRRSKLAERNFNFSDICFDEERLDALFLQEYINGIVEELPEKCKLVFNYSRHLGMKNSEIASKMNISEKGVEANLTRALKIIRNSIETAGFVITISHELLKTFKL encoded by the coding sequence ATGACTCCCCCTAACGTCCTTTCCGATCAGGAACTCATGGCTCTTTTGCAAGAGGGAGATAACTTTGCTTTTACGCAGATATATAAAAGATATTGGGAAAAACTGGTACTCATAGCCTGGAACCATACGAATGATAAGTCTTCTGCTGAAGACATCGTTCACGAAGTTTTTATTTCACTTTGGAAAAATAAAAATAGCTTATCAATATACAATGTTGGAGGCTTCCTGGCTACAAAAGTTAAGTATGTAGTGTTTGACCATTATAGAAAAGACCTGCGCCGGAGTAAGCTGGCAGAAAGAAATTTTAATTTTTCTGATATCTGTTTTGATGAGGAAAGATTAGATGCCCTTTTCTTACAAGAATATATTAATGGAATAGTTGAAGAGCTCCCCGAGAAATGTAAATTAGTATTTAACTACAGCCGTCACTTAGGCATGAAGAATTCTGAAATTGCTTCCAAAATGAATATCTCGGAAAAAGGAGTTGAAGCGAATTTAACGCGTGCCTTAAAAATCATTAGAAACAGCATTGAAACTGCGGGCTTTGTTATTACAATATCTCATGAGCTTTTAAAGACCTTTAAATTGTAG
- a CDS encoding FecR family protein, producing MDKQRINYLLQKYLDRSINDTEKQELFNLYRKIGSQYAEYPDDRESVSERILLRLNEEIKHEEKRGGFLKPWKMVAAAVILVTASIYLVNRHWSSPKEIVQKNPQKQIILPGANVATLTLGNGKKIFLNSANQGKIAVQGNTVITKNASGQISYKVVNDNPSTNDQQIVYNTITTPKGGQFKITLLDGSNVWLNAASSLTYPSTFKGNERHVELRGEAYFEISKNKHLPFTVAAENINIKVLGTHFNVMAYENEPSVNTTLLEGSVSLTSKNITTTMVPGQQAIGAKNRNEITLHFVNVEDAVAWKNGYFSFRKENIQTVMNKIARWYNVDIEYRGNISDKIMGGTVSRAENIAELLNYLELTGIAKFQIEGRRIIVICK from the coding sequence GTGGATAAGCAAAGGATCAACTATTTGCTGCAAAAATATTTAGACCGTTCCATTAATGACACGGAAAAGCAAGAACTGTTCAACTTATATCGTAAAATAGGTTCGCAGTATGCCGAGTATCCCGATGATAGGGAAAGTGTCAGCGAACGGATATTGTTGCGCCTGAATGAGGAAATTAAGCACGAAGAAAAGCGAGGTGGCTTTTTAAAACCGTGGAAAATGGTTGCTGCCGCGGTAATTCTTGTAACAGCAAGTATTTACCTGGTTAACCGCCATTGGAGTAGTCCAAAAGAAATTGTTCAAAAGAATCCCCAAAAACAAATCATACTACCAGGGGCCAATGTTGCTACTTTAACCCTTGGGAACGGGAAAAAGATATTTTTGAATAGCGCTAATCAAGGGAAGATTGCAGTGCAGGGAAATACAGTTATTACAAAAAATGCATCTGGTCAGATTTCGTATAAGGTAGTCAATGATAACCCATCAACAAATGATCAACAGATAGTCTACAATACGATTACCACACCAAAGGGCGGACAGTTTAAAATTACACTGCTTGATGGAAGCAATGTTTGGCTTAATGCAGCATCTTCCTTAACCTACCCGAGTACATTTAAGGGTAATGAAAGGCATGTTGAATTACGCGGTGAGGCCTATTTTGAGATTTCTAAAAATAAGCACCTCCCTTTTACAGTTGCGGCAGAAAATATAAACATTAAGGTACTGGGTACGCATTTCAACGTGATGGCTTACGAAAATGAGCCGTCGGTCAACACTACTTTACTTGAAGGGTCGGTATCACTCACCTCCAAAAACATAACCACGACCATGGTTCCGGGGCAACAGGCCATAGGAGCCAAAAACAGAAATGAGATTACACTACATTTTGTAAATGTTGAAGACGCCGTAGCCTGGAAAAACGGATATTTTTCTTTCAGAAAAGAAAACATCCAAACAGTGATGAATAAAATTGCCAGATGGTATAACGTGGATATTGAATACAGAGGAAACATATCCGATAAAATAATGGGTGGCACAGTATCCAGAGCCGAAAATATTGCTGAATTATTAAACTATCTCGAACTAACAGGGATTGCAAAATTCCAAATTGAAGGAAGGAGGATAATCGTGATATGTAAATAA
- a CDS encoding TonB-dependent receptor: MDNISQQSGYHFLYDEELINQASPVTINVKNLPLDKALVQCFSDQPFTYVVKNKNVIVTTKPKEAEQKTVNQSTVSGLVTDEQNQAISGVSVTIKGTNQGVTTDKNGRYAILVTNTDAVLVFSSVGYNSKEIPVNGKTSISTSLTSKANSLNDVVVVGYGTQKKGTITGSISSVKSEDITVAPVASTINSLAGRLPGLISQQSSGQPGADQASISIRGFGQAIWIVDGVESDFNNIDPNEIESISILKDGAASIYGARAGNGVILVTTKRGKAGKPDITFNSSYTLQDNTYMAQPVSSAEYAELENELYANEGKQAPYTQDQINKYQAGNDPAYPNTNWEKVATKPFAPQTNQNLSVRGGSDNIKYFGFFGYLDQDPIWRTNGGGYKRYNIQSNLDAKITNDLSIQLDISDVNEYKSQPNRGEGAGINTLWQDLWNSLPIYPATLPDASYNSYANGQGVGSIALVSNEDIAGYDNVNSQNLKGTFVANYQIRAIDGLSAKAFINYNKTYSDEKNFSKPYSFYTYDYSTQQYTLAGALGTQAQLYYNENTAENIDRQFSLNYDHTFGQDHHVTALALYEAIDYNTTFLTAGRTDFLTDEIQELFAGSVQTATANSSASQMGRASYVGRINYAYKNKYLLETIFRADASAVFSPNHRWGYFPSVSAGWRIDQEDFMKKVSAVDELKLRASYGSSGIDNVGNFQYLTGYNFGGYYLFGTSTSQGIVSTGVANPNLTWEKVNIYDVGTDFSFWKRKLFGTIDVFYRTLSGIPATQVLTLPSTFGAALPQVNLNSQNNRGFELSLGTSGNIGELNYTFVGNLSWARAKWEHYDEPTYTDPDQKREYQESGQWVDRTFGYKSDGVFTSQQQINALTFQYPGGNAGLRPGDIRYVDVNHDGTLDWRDEVQIGNGSVPEWMTGATINLKYKNFDLQSLLQGAFGYITNVNLQQGGANFSQAIFDERWTPANNNASAGVPRLGGASTNTLPSDFYDKKTHYLRLKTFALGYSLPHDLLSRAGIKNVRIYLAGTNLLTINPLAKYDIDPEEPSGNGGYYYPQQRTISLGLNLTL, translated from the coding sequence TTGGACAATATAAGCCAACAAAGTGGCTATCATTTTCTTTATGATGAAGAGCTGATAAATCAGGCTAGCCCGGTAACTATCAACGTAAAGAATTTACCACTCGACAAAGCGCTGGTTCAATGCTTTTCAGACCAGCCATTTACTTATGTTGTAAAAAACAAAAATGTAATTGTAACTACTAAACCAAAAGAAGCCGAACAGAAAACAGTTAATCAAAGTACAGTATCGGGCCTCGTTACAGATGAGCAAAACCAGGCTATCTCCGGAGTATCTGTTACCATCAAAGGCACAAACCAGGGGGTAACAACCGACAAAAACGGCAGGTATGCCATTTTGGTTACCAATACCGATGCTGTGCTTGTGTTTAGCAGTGTTGGCTATAACAGTAAAGAAATACCAGTAAACGGCAAAACCTCAATAAGTACCAGCCTGACATCCAAGGCTAATAGTTTAAATGATGTGGTAGTTGTTGGTTATGGTACGCAAAAAAAGGGAACTATAACCGGGTCGATTTCCTCTGTTAAATCTGAAGATATAACTGTTGCGCCCGTAGCAAGTACGATTAACTCATTGGCAGGGAGGCTGCCCGGGTTAATTTCCCAACAATCAAGCGGGCAGCCAGGTGCAGATCAGGCGTCGATCAGCATACGCGGCTTTGGCCAGGCTATCTGGATCGTTGATGGTGTTGAATCAGATTTTAACAATATCGATCCTAATGAAATTGAATCGATCAGTATACTTAAGGACGGTGCAGCATCTATTTACGGGGCACGTGCTGGTAATGGTGTTATATTGGTTACCACAAAACGCGGTAAAGCAGGCAAACCCGATATAACTTTCAATTCATCCTATACACTACAGGATAACACTTATATGGCACAGCCGGTTAGTTCGGCAGAATACGCAGAATTAGAAAATGAACTATATGCCAATGAGGGGAAACAAGCTCCATACACGCAAGATCAGATCAACAAATACCAGGCAGGTAACGATCCGGCATATCCTAATACAAATTGGGAGAAAGTGGCTACAAAGCCATTCGCGCCACAAACCAATCAAAATTTATCTGTACGGGGTGGATCGGATAACATTAAATATTTTGGATTTTTTGGTTATCTGGATCAGGACCCGATATGGCGTACAAACGGCGGAGGTTATAAAAGATATAATATTCAATCAAACCTGGACGCTAAAATAACTAATGATCTATCCATCCAGTTAGATATATCAGATGTAAACGAATACAAATCGCAACCAAACCGTGGCGAAGGCGCCGGTATCAATACCTTATGGCAGGATTTATGGAACTCGTTGCCGATATATCCTGCAACATTGCCCGATGCAAGCTATAACTCCTATGCAAATGGTCAGGGTGTAGGTAGTATCGCACTTGTTTCCAATGAAGATATAGCTGGCTATGACAATGTTAACAGTCAGAACTTAAAAGGAACATTCGTCGCCAATTACCAAATCAGGGCTATTGATGGTTTGAGCGCGAAGGCCTTTATCAACTACAACAAAACTTATTCTGACGAAAAGAATTTTAGTAAACCCTACAGTTTTTACACTTATGATTATTCCACCCAGCAATATACGCTTGCAGGTGCTTTAGGAACGCAGGCACAATTATACTACAACGAAAATACAGCCGAAAACATTGACCGTCAGTTTTCATTGAATTACGATCATACCTTTGGCCAGGATCATCATGTTACTGCGCTTGCGCTATATGAGGCAATTGACTACAACACCACTTTTTTAACGGCAGGAAGAACTGACTTCTTAACCGATGAAATACAGGAGTTATTTGCCGGCTCGGTGCAAACCGCTACTGCAAACAGCTCGGCATCGCAGATGGGGCGTGCAAGCTATGTGGGCCGCATAAATTATGCTTACAAAAATAAATACCTATTAGAAACTATATTCCGTGCTGACGCATCCGCCGTTTTTTCCCCGAATCATCGCTGGGGATATTTTCCAAGCGTTTCAGCCGGCTGGCGTATTGACCAGGAAGATTTCATGAAGAAAGTAAGCGCTGTAGACGAATTGAAACTGCGTGCAAGTTATGGCAGCTCTGGTATCGATAACGTTGGTAATTTCCAGTATTTAACAGGTTATAACTTTGGCGGCTATTATCTTTTTGGCACAAGCACCTCACAGGGTATTGTTTCAACAGGTGTAGCAAATCCTAACCTAACCTGGGAAAAGGTAAATATTTATGATGTCGGCACCGATTTTTCCTTTTGGAAAAGGAAATTATTTGGTACTATAGATGTATTTTACAGAACGCTTTCAGGCATCCCTGCTACGCAGGTACTAACGCTGCCAAGTACATTTGGCGCCGCATTGCCCCAGGTAAATCTTAACAGCCAGAACAACCGCGGCTTTGAGCTTAGCTTAGGAACCAGCGGTAATATAGGCGAGCTGAATTATACGTTTGTTGGCAACCTGTCATGGGCGCGTGCTAAGTGGGAACATTACGATGAACCAACTTATACCGATCCTGACCAGAAAAGGGAATACCAGGAGTCAGGCCAGTGGGTAGATAGAACCTTTGGATATAAATCAGATGGCGTATTTACAAGCCAGCAGCAAATTAATGCTTTAACATTCCAATACCCTGGTGGTAACGCTGGGTTACGCCCCGGCGATATAAGATACGTTGATGTTAACCATGACGGTACGCTTGATTGGCGTGATGAAGTACAAATTGGCAACGGCTCCGTGCCTGAATGGATGACCGGCGCAACCATTAACCTGAAATATAAAAATTTCGACCTGCAATCTTTACTCCAGGGGGCATTCGGTTACATTACCAACGTGAACCTGCAACAAGGCGGTGCCAATTTTTCTCAGGCTATTTTTGATGAACGGTGGACCCCCGCAAATAATAATGCTTCGGCAGGTGTGCCGCGTTTAGGCGGGGCATCAACAAACACACTCCCTTCGGATTTTTATGATAAAAAGACCCACTATTTACGATTGAAAACATTTGCGCTGGGCTATAGCCTGCCGCATGATTTACTGTCAAGAGCAGGTATTAAAAATGTTCGGATTTACCTTGCTGGAACAAACCTGTTAACTATTAATCCGCTGGCAAAATATGATATCGACCCTGAAGAACCGTCAGGCAATGGAGGATACTATTATCCGCAGCAGAGAACCATATCATTAGGATTGAATCTAACATTATAA